Genomic DNA from Paenibacillus borealis:
TCTGGCCCTTCTGGGGAGGATTGACCTCCAGCTTGGAGTACAGCCAGCCGCCTATCGTATCGTAATCATCCGTCTCCATGTGGATTCCGAGGGTATCATTGATCTCCTCGATCAGCATCAGGCCGTCTATAGAGAACTCATCCTCCCCCAGCTTCTCGATGCCGGGACGTTCCTCGTCGAACTCATCCTGAATCTCTCCGACGATCTCCTCCATAATATCCTCCAGAGTAACCATACCCGAGGTACCGCCATACTCATCAATCAGGATAGCGATTTGGGTCTTGGCACGCTGCATGACCTTGAGGAGACTGCTAATCTGAATCGATTCCGGTACAGTTAGTATAGGGCGGATCAATTCGTTATACTTGGGTGCATTATCCCGGATCATATCCTTGATATGAATGAAGCCGAGAATATGGTCCTTGTCTCCGTCGCAGACCGGATAACGTGTTCTCATCCCGTCAAAGGCGATTTCCAGGTTCTCATCCGTCTCCAAATGTGTATTGAGACAGATCATCTCCGTGCGCGGAATCATAATCTCCCTGGCCATGGTATCGGCAAATTCGAAGATATTATCCACCAGGGTCATTTCTGTGTTGTCGATCAATCCGCTTTTGTTGCTCTCCTGCATCAGAATGCGTATTTCTTCCTCTGTATGTGCTGTAGCCAGCTCCGATGCCGGCGCCAGACGGAAGATACGCAGCAGGCCGCGTGCCAGGCCGTTGACCACCCAGATGAAGGGATACATGATCCGGTAGAATACATTCATCGGACCTGCAGCAAGCAGAAGCACCGCCTCCGCTTTATTCACCGCAATGGTCTTCGGGGCAAGCTCGCCCAGTACAATATGCAGAACTGTGATAAACATAAAGGCAATGATAAGCGAAACCACAAAAACAGTTGTTTCCCCGAAGCCGAGGTTCGTAATAAGCGGTCCTACAATCGTAGCAATCGCCGGTTCTCCGAGCCAGCCCAGCGCAAGCGAGGCAAGTGTAATGCCGAGCTGACAAGCGGACAGATAACCATCCAGATTATGAACGATGTTTCTTGCTGCAGGAGCTCTCTTGCTGCCTTCCTCAATCAGTGAATCGATGCGCCCGCTGCGCACCTTCACCATTGCATACTCAACCGAAACAAAAAAACCGTTAAGCAGCACAATCAAAATAATAAGACCTACATTTAATATACCGGGTAAAGGGTCGCTCAATTTATACTCCTATCCGCCGTTTCCTGTGCGGGCGGATAGGCCCACCTCCTTCGTTTGTTCAAAATGTCAGACTGGATCATGCCAACTGTCCCTTTCAGTATCAATTTCCCAATGCCCTCAGCTCCTGTACATAAATCACGGATTGTAAATAATACTTTTATTATATAAATATATTAGGTGAAACAGCAAGCATGCGTGTCCCCTCGAAAAATACAGCATATGCACGTACGATAGCATAAGAAACGGCTGACCGCCTTATAACAAAGGTGGACAGCCGTTTTTGCGTTATTCTATGGATAAATGGCCGGAAAGCTTATCGGCAGTTGCGCACCACAGCAGGATTTCCGATAACTCCCGGATATTGATAGACCAGCGGCTCTTCAAAGGTGGCATAATCGAAATTCACCATCAGCAGGACAACCCGCTGTCCGGTCGCCCGGTCACTGATAATCAGATGGTCGCGGCCTGCAGCTTCAAGCACACCGGTGTAGACCTTGGCGTTCCAGTCTTTGTTATTCTCATAGGTGAAGTAGAAGGTGCCGACCTTGCCAAGGTTAAGGCGGAAGATGTTCTCCACATAAGATTGTTCGAACACCGGTGCAGTTGTAGAGACCACTGCTCCGCTTGGTGTCATGGGGCTGCCGCTGGAGACTTGAGGCGGCATACCGCTCATGGTGCCCATAGTACCCATATTTCCAATGCTGCCCTTGTTGCTCATGGCACCCATAGTACTCATCGGGCCCATGCCGTTCATATTGTT
This window encodes:
- a CDS encoding hemolysin family protein yields the protein MSDPLPGILNVGLIILIVLLNGFFVSVEYAMVKVRSGRIDSLIEEGSKRAPAARNIVHNLDGYLSACQLGITLASLALGWLGEPAIATIVGPLITNLGFGETTVFVVSLIIAFMFITVLHIVLGELAPKTIAVNKAEAVLLLAAGPMNVFYRIMYPFIWVVNGLARGLLRIFRLAPASELATAHTEEEIRILMQESNKSGLIDNTEMTLVDNIFEFADTMAREIMIPRTEMICLNTHLETDENLEIAFDGMRTRYPVCDGDKDHILGFIHIKDMIRDNAPKYNELIRPILTVPESIQISSLLKVMQRAKTQIAILIDEYGGTSGMVTLEDIMEEIVGEIQDEFDEERPGIEKLGEDEFSIDGLMLIEEINDTLGIHMETDDYDTIGGWLYSKLEVNPPQKGQTVEFDNHLFVVEETDNKRISRIKLLKVQFLTEEAGA
- the gerQ gene encoding spore coat protein GerQ, whose protein sequence is MSNKGSIGNMGTMGTMSGMPPQVSSGSPMTPSGAVVSTTAPVFEQSYVENIFRLNLGKVGTFYFTYENNKDWNAKVYTGVLEAAGRDHLIISDRATGQRVVLLMVNFDYATFEEPLVYQYPGVIGNPAVVRNCR